One Filimonas effusa genomic window carries:
- a CDS encoding sensor histidine kinase produces the protein MLSIIRRFKDISIAKKLYFTVGIMALLIGIELFALFFSLNTLSAIRGFVGGEGLWSKAQKNAVYQLHLYGLSRQEQDYLQFKEYLKVPLGDGRARQEMAKPDMNIEVVRQGFIEGGVHPDDIDGMVKLIRRFHSNYYINQAIVAWTEAEASLWELINIGERLHEELTIGNASPDTIQNLLGRIEPINRSITVREDAFSYALGEGSRWLEHFVLKLLFGVALTVEISGILLAMYVNRRIQIGLHSILDAAKSFAKGDWGHRAKIHARDEIGMVATAYNAMAARLQEHIIEIELKNKELEQLAYVASHDLQEPLRTNASLVELFRSEYGPMLDAQGIQYLDFMSEANNRMQQLTAALLDYNRIGQNKQLEIVNCNTLLQSALNDLHVLLTENKVELKVEVLPQLPAYAVELKLLFQNLITNGIKFQPPGNTPVISIGWERIATGWQFYVCDNGIGIPKDYHEKIFIIFQRLHSRNKYEGTGIGLAHCSKIAALHNGRIWVESNTGEGSCFYFTIETAL, from the coding sequence ATGCTTTCAATTATACGACGTTTCAAAGATATTTCGATTGCCAAGAAGCTCTACTTCACGGTAGGCATTATGGCGCTGTTGATAGGAATAGAACTATTTGCGCTGTTTTTTTCACTGAATACTTTATCGGCTATCCGTGGCTTTGTAGGCGGAGAAGGGCTGTGGTCGAAGGCGCAGAAGAATGCTGTTTACCAACTGCATTTATATGGTTTAAGCCGCCAGGAGCAGGATTATCTTCAATTCAAGGAATACCTGAAGGTGCCATTGGGTGATGGCCGTGCGCGTCAGGAGATGGCGAAACCGGATATGAATATAGAAGTGGTACGCCAGGGTTTTATAGAAGGTGGTGTTCATCCCGATGATATAGATGGCATGGTAAAGCTCATCAGGCGTTTTCACAGCAATTATTATATCAATCAAGCCATAGTAGCCTGGACAGAGGCTGAAGCTTCGCTCTGGGAGCTCATCAATATCGGAGAGCGATTACATGAGGAACTAACTATCGGCAATGCCTCGCCTGACACCATACAGAATTTACTGGGGCGGATAGAGCCCATCAATCGCAGCATCACTGTACGTGAAGATGCTTTTTCTTACGCATTAGGAGAAGGTTCGCGCTGGCTCGAACATTTTGTACTGAAGCTCCTGTTTGGCGTAGCCCTTACGGTTGAGATATCGGGGATACTACTGGCGATGTATGTAAACCGGCGCATACAAATAGGCTTACACAGCATACTCGATGCAGCGAAGTCTTTTGCAAAAGGGGACTGGGGTCACCGTGCCAAGATACATGCCCGTGATGAAATAGGCATGGTAGCAACGGCCTATAATGCCATGGCAGCGAGACTACAGGAACATATCATTGAAATAGAGCTGAAGAACAAGGAGCTGGAGCAACTGGCCTATGTTGCCAGTCATGACTTGCAGGAGCCCCTGCGTACGAATGCCAGCCTTGTTGAACTTTTCCGTAGTGAGTATGGTCCCATGCTCGATGCACAGGGCATACAATACCTGGACTTCATGTCGGAAGCCAACAACCGCATGCAGCAGTTGACAGCGGCCCTGCTCGATTACAATCGTATCGGCCAGAACAAACAACTGGAGATAGTGAACTGTAATACATTGCTACAGTCGGCACTCAACGATCTCCATGTTCTCCTGACTGAAAATAAAGTGGAATTAAAGGTAGAAGTATTGCCACAGTTACCTGCCTATGCCGTAGAATTAAAGCTGCTTTTTCAAAATCTTATTACCAACGGCATTAAATTTCAGCCACCGGGCAATACACCTGTTATCTCTATCGGATGGGAGCGGATAGCTACGGGCTGGCAGTTTTATGTATGCGATAATGGTATTGGTATTCCGAAAGACTACCATGAAAAGATCTTTATCATTTTCCAGCGATTACATTCCCGGAATAAATATGAAGGTACAGGTATTGGCCTTGCCCATTGCAGCAAAATAGCAGCCTTACACAACGGCCGCATATGGGTAGAATCGAATACAGGCGAAGGCAGCTGTTTTTATTTCACCATAGAAACGGCGCTTTAA
- a CDS encoding FecR family protein encodes MENKTYLNQLLQKYLDNEASEAELQVLFSELEANRNDAEWEELLLPVFREKRPERDYKPGEWEEIIEAILHQQPAPAAPARVVRFPLPRMVAAAAALLAIATGVLLWQNHMAGEKATQVTAKQDVGPIGNRAVLTLADGTTVLLDSAANGLLAQQGATQITKNADGAVTYNEAAGHTTRANTYNSLSTPRGGQFKLTLPDGTRVWLNAATTLRYPVAFSGNERRVEMTGEAYFEVASNAKAPFAVVSANQEVKVLGTAFNINAYTDEARTKTTLLQGSVRVAALPASPGSKSAVITLQPGQQALLNNNGLEVDNDPDMQEVLAWKNGQLDLRNLDVKALMRQLSRWYDVDVVFQGPVPTGAFGGILDHRLYLSNILEVLEARGIHCKLEGKKLYVSSR; translated from the coding sequence GTGGAAAATAAGACGTACCTGAACCAATTGCTGCAAAAGTATCTGGATAACGAAGCTTCGGAAGCGGAGCTGCAGGTATTGTTTTCCGAACTGGAAGCGAATCGTAACGATGCGGAATGGGAAGAATTATTGCTGCCTGTTTTCCGGGAAAAACGCCCCGAAAGGGACTATAAACCCGGTGAATGGGAAGAAATTATAGAAGCAATTCTTCATCAGCAACCTGCACCCGCGGCTCCGGCCAGGGTGGTCCGCTTTCCGTTGCCACGTATGGTGGCGGCCGCAGCTGCCCTGCTGGCTATTGCTACAGGTGTTTTACTATGGCAAAACCACATGGCAGGCGAAAAAGCCACACAGGTTACGGCTAAACAGGATGTTGGACCTATCGGTAACAGGGCGGTACTAACCCTTGCCGATGGAACAACAGTATTATTGGATAGCGCAGCCAACGGGCTTCTTGCTCAACAGGGCGCTACTCAGATTACTAAAAATGCCGACGGCGCCGTTACTTATAACGAAGCAGCAGGCCACACTACCCGCGCAAATACCTATAACTCACTAAGTACGCCCCGTGGAGGGCAGTTTAAGCTCACCTTGCCCGATGGCACCCGTGTATGGCTCAATGCCGCTACTACACTCCGTTATCCCGTTGCTTTCAGCGGAAACGAACGTAGAGTCGAAATGACAGGCGAAGCCTATTTTGAAGTGGCATCCAATGCCAAAGCGCCTTTTGCAGTAGTTTCTGCGAACCAGGAAGTGAAAGTACTGGGAACCGCATTCAATATAAATGCCTATACCGATGAAGCACGCACCAAAACAACCCTTCTCCAGGGCAGTGTTCGCGTAGCAGCCTTACCGGCGTCTCCTGGGAGCAAATCAGCAGTTATTACCCTGCAGCCTGGTCAGCAGGCCCTGTTAAACAATAATGGGTTAGAGGTAGACAACGATCCTGATATGCAGGAGGTGCTGGCCTGGAAAAACGGACAACTGGATCTCAGGAATCTTGATGTGAAAGCGCTTATGCGGCAGCTCTCGCGATGGTACGATGTAGACGTCGTATTCCAGGGGCCTGTACCTACGGGTGCTTTCGGTGGTATTCTTGATCACAGGCTTTATTTGTCCAATATCCTGGAAGTGCTGGAAGCACGGGGTATTCACTGCAAACTGGAAGGAAAAAAGCTATACGTATCGTCGAGATAA
- a CDS encoding SusC/RagA family TonB-linked outer membrane protein, which yields MRISVILLFVLAQQVSAKTFSQTVTLTAKRVPLTQVFSTIKQQTGYSFFWDQQLLDKAPLINISVKDASIETALDNCLKGLNLSYEIKGNIVLIKQRVAAVTKETVAALAAPPQAERHKIGGVVTDETGKPLAGAIILLEPFSWKTATNNKGEYSFSDVPNGRYRLEITYVGYSARSRTLIVEGDVLNTNVQMVPEVAEQEEVVLSTGYQKLKKNTVTGSFSVISSKEIKETPSPNIMERLEGKVPGVRFDVRNNTIQVRGVSVFGGRLANPVAPLIVIDGFPYIDQQLTNISATDLTTGANSGSVNPLDVIPPSYSGNSILSSFNPDDIESITFLKDAAAAAIWGASAANGVIVIETKRGRKNTPMTVSLNATYSTSKPASVSSINAMNSAQYIDLEQELFDKGFYPDPYTSYRYPNNTEAIDWMVRAKRGMVTAAQRDSALNALSMLNNAGQMEQYLLQKVKSQQYSLNVSGGSDNMTYNISGGYMRNNPVFKSNHAENYFINSSVNNDFLNKRLSLATIVNYTYSKSNMNVAALQGLGTGTFGLAPYQMLADANGNPIRRAILFKENIADSLERLGHMSWRYNPIDELNYNNTVLEKSAIRVNVNLTGRITNWLSAQVSGQLQRNTERQDNIQDLNSYATRELVNIGSVYSAGRITNNFPKGGVYKMANQDGEDYSLRGQLNGQKSWNEGKHQLTALAGAEIRQTKGLAYKQARYGYDPTLNSSVAVNPTTPYATMYGYTTTIGYMDGNVYKTRVRYLSYYSNASYTYLGKYSISGSARFDDYTMVGVRRDKRAVPLWSAGFRWDVARENFMSGVKWINSLGFRGSWGTGGNISKSALAYPVVTIGSDSYTQRPFATINGFANPTLTWSTTRTVNAGIDAAMFNNRLSLQFDIYEKRSTNIIASFPYNPTYGFSTIEYNTGTMSNHGLEGVISGDAVKTKNFKWTPSFNISYNTNKVTDNRYPITETTSAIGRSLTSGYALDALWVFRWAGLDPTNGQGRIYDSKGAIINSWGFPSLYAKDQVYAGRLTPPVFGAISNDFVYKNWKLSTRIVYNVGHKFLKTDLTSAQYPSSTQMSGKLSSSRVLVNRWRKPGDEAFTNVPGISTSNPNTNSVFFYGNSDIAVRDASHARFQQLTLAYQFPNEMLRKTGFFKSAAAAITASNLGIIWRKNKDGIDPDYIVTETYNNLPPVVNYSLNLQLTF from the coding sequence ATGAGAATTAGCGTGATTCTTCTTTTTGTTCTTGCCCAGCAGGTAAGCGCAAAAACCTTTTCACAAACCGTGACTTTAACGGCTAAAAGAGTGCCGTTGACGCAGGTATTTAGTACTATCAAACAACAAACAGGATACTCTTTTTTCTGGGACCAGCAATTGCTGGACAAAGCTCCTTTAATTAATATATCCGTTAAAGACGCGTCTATCGAAACCGCACTGGATAATTGCTTGAAAGGACTTAACCTTTCTTACGAGATCAAAGGCAATATCGTCCTCATCAAACAAAGAGTCGCTGCTGTAACTAAAGAAACAGTAGCTGCGCTGGCGGCGCCGCCGCAGGCTGAAAGGCATAAGATTGGTGGTGTAGTTACTGATGAGACGGGCAAACCGCTTGCAGGTGCTATTATTTTGCTGGAACCTTTCAGCTGGAAAACAGCCACCAATAACAAAGGTGAATACAGTTTTTCCGATGTGCCTAATGGCCGTTACCGTCTTGAGATCACTTATGTAGGCTATAGCGCCCGCAGCAGAACTTTGATCGTTGAAGGCGATGTGCTTAATACGAATGTGCAGATGGTGCCCGAAGTAGCAGAGCAGGAGGAAGTAGTGCTGAGCACCGGTTATCAGAAACTCAAGAAGAATACAGTTACAGGTTCTTTTTCCGTGATCAGTTCCAAAGAGATCAAGGAAACACCTTCTCCCAATATTATGGAGCGCCTGGAGGGTAAAGTACCTGGCGTTCGCTTTGATGTTCGTAACAATACGATCCAGGTTCGTGGTGTGAGTGTTTTTGGCGGCCGTTTGGCGAACCCTGTTGCTCCGCTTATCGTGATCGATGGTTTTCCTTATATTGATCAGCAGCTGACCAATATTTCTGCTACAGATCTGACAACGGGCGCCAATTCAGGGTCTGTAAACCCGCTGGATGTGATTCCTCCTTCTTATTCCGGTAATTCCATTCTCAGCTCTTTCAACCCCGACGACATTGAAAGCATTACCTTTCTGAAGGATGCGGCTGCTGCAGCGATCTGGGGTGCGAGCGCTGCGAATGGCGTAATTGTGATAGAGACCAAAAGAGGCAGGAAGAATACGCCTATGACGGTGAGCCTTAACGCTACCTATTCTACATCAAAACCTGCCAGCGTATCGAGCATCAATGCTATGAATTCTGCGCAGTATATAGACCTGGAGCAGGAATTATTCGATAAAGGTTTTTATCCCGATCCATATACAAGCTACAGGTATCCTAACAATACGGAAGCCATAGACTGGATGGTAAGGGCGAAAAGAGGGATGGTTACTGCTGCCCAGCGTGATTCTGCACTCAATGCGTTGAGCATGCTGAACAATGCAGGCCAGATGGAACAATACCTGTTGCAAAAAGTGAAGTCGCAGCAATACAGCCTCAACGTTTCCGGCGGCAGCGACAATATGACCTACAATATATCGGGAGGTTATATGAGGAACAATCCTGTGTTCAAAAGCAACCATGCCGAGAACTACTTCATCAATAGCAGTGTCAACAATGACTTTTTGAATAAGAGGCTGAGCCTGGCAACCATCGTCAATTATACCTATTCTAAAAGTAATATGAATGTTGCCGCTCTGCAGGGGCTGGGAACGGGCACTTTTGGATTGGCTCCTTACCAGATGCTGGCTGATGCGAATGGTAATCCTATCCGCAGGGCTATTCTTTTCAAGGAGAATATTGCCGACAGCCTTGAGCGTCTTGGTCATATGTCGTGGCGCTACAATCCGATCGACGAGTTAAACTATAACAATACAGTTCTCGAGAAATCTGCTATCAGGGTAAACGTAAACCTTACGGGCCGGATCACCAACTGGCTGAGTGCCCAGGTGTCGGGGCAGTTACAGCGTAATACAGAGCGCCAGGACAATATCCAGGATCTCAACAGCTATGCTACGCGTGAGTTGGTGAACATAGGATCTGTTTATTCTGCGGGCCGGATCACCAACAATTTCCCGAAGGGTGGTGTGTATAAGATGGCTAACCAGGATGGTGAAGACTATAGCCTGAGAGGCCAGCTTAACGGACAAAAAAGCTGGAATGAAGGTAAACATCAGCTGACTGCGCTTGCGGGCGCCGAGATCAGGCAAACGAAAGGGTTGGCCTACAAGCAAGCCCGTTATGGATATGATCCCACGCTTAACAGTTCTGTAGCGGTGAATCCTACGACACCTTATGCTACCATGTATGGTTATACGACTACCATTGGTTACATGGATGGTAATGTGTATAAGACACGTGTTCGCTATCTTTCTTATTATTCCAATGCCAGCTATACCTACCTGGGTAAATATTCGATTTCCGGCAGCGCCCGTTTCGACGATTATACCATGGTGGGAGTAAGACGAGACAAGCGTGCAGTGCCGCTTTGGTCGGCAGGTTTCCGCTGGGATGTTGCCAGGGAAAACTTTATGTCGGGTGTGAAGTGGATCAATAGTCTTGGTTTCAGAGGTTCATGGGGTACCGGCGGTAATATTTCAAAAAGCGCTCTTGCTTATCCTGTTGTTACCATTGGTTCTGACAGTTATACCCAGCGTCCTTTTGCGACTATCAACGGTTTTGCCAACCCTACGCTTACATGGTCTACTACAAGAACCGTTAACGCGGGAATAGACGCTGCCATGTTCAATAACAGGCTGAGTTTGCAGTTTGACATTTATGAAAAGCGTTCTACCAATATCATTGCGAGTTTCCCGTATAACCCCACCTATGGGTTCTCTACTATCGAGTATAACACGGGTACTATGTCGAACCATGGTTTAGAAGGCGTGATTTCCGGAGATGCGGTAAAAACCAAGAATTTCAAGTGGACCCCTTCCTTCAACATTTCTTATAATACCAATAAAGTAACCGACAATCGTTATCCGATCACTGAAACAACATCTGCTATTGGCAGGTCGCTTACTTCGGGATATGCTTTAGATGCGTTATGGGTGTTTCGCTGGGCAGGTCTTGATCCTACGAATGGCCAGGGCCGTATCTATGATTCGAAAGGCGCTATTATCAACAGCTGGGGATTCCCTTCGCTGTATGCCAAGGACCAGGTATATGCAGGGCGTCTTACCCCTCCTGTATTCGGTGCCATCAGCAATGATTTCGTTTATAAGAACTGGAAGCTTTCTACCCGTATTGTTTACAACGTGGGACATAAATTCCTGAAAACGGATCTTACCAGCGCCCAGTATCCATCAAGTACACAAATGAGTGGCAAACTGAGCTCTTCAAGAGTGCTGGTTAACCGCTGGCGCAAACCTGGTGATGAAGCGTTTACAAATGTGCCCGGTATCAGTACAAGTAATCCGAACACCAATTCCGTGTTCTTCTATGGCAACTCTGATATAGCGGTGAGAGATGCAAGCCATGCGCGTTTCCAGCAGCTTACGCTTGCTTACCAGTTCCCTAACGAGATGTTGCGTAAAACAGGATTCTTTAAATCTGCTGCTGCAGCGATCACAGCGAGCAACCTGGGTATTATCTGGAGAAAGAATAAAGATGGTATCGATCCCGATTATATCGTGACAGAGACTTATAACAACCTGCCTCCGGTAGTGAATTATTCATTAAACCTTCAGCTTACCTTTTAA
- a CDS encoding DUF2339 domain-containing protein: MQDFDAQLTILKQQLKKLQLEQLQLQVSITELERQWNASGQSATPIMPAASETPAVPQTVLPRARNRTGKFSSGQSLEDFIGTNIISKVGILITIIGIFIGAKYAIDKDLVSPAVRMAGGYVAALLLVATGLWLKQKYTQFSAVLVGGGVAVVYFITYSAFGFYHLFSQPLAFVLMLVTTIAAVALACWYDQQVIALLGQVAAYAIPLLLSDGSGNILVLFTYTAVINAGILVLSFRREWKLLYRIAFIITWALYLFWVVTRDVKGTPLAAGLGFLTIQFITFYVTFLAYKIFRKALYERSEMIVLLANALLYFILGYAVTGHFFEEAGSLAAFTMLNAVFHFIVGYFIYKADLADKSVKEFIVGLGLLFLSIAIPVKLDGGWVTLLWSLEAVMLAVVAIRTNRRLYFDMAIPVMLVAVISLFHDLFWANALLWERYMAMTGIALACVALERSTRKLVVRSDVKSLLVLAFQLLLLVCICNEYLYWLTRSGARNQYKLGLSVIWGLYALAILFLGLTYDKKNWRIWAIFIFTCTILKLFIYDLSALSTIAKTIVMTFTGIILLVASFLYNKYKNVLMPKEPENEQGL; this comes from the coding sequence ATGCAAGACTTCGATGCACAGCTTACCATTTTAAAGCAACAGCTTAAAAAGTTGCAACTGGAACAGCTTCAGCTACAGGTGTCGATTACGGAACTGGAAAGACAGTGGAACGCATCGGGGCAGTCGGCTACACCCATAATGCCTGCTGCCTCTGAAACTCCTGCTGTTCCCCAAACTGTCCTGCCTCGTGCCAGGAATAGGACGGGTAAGTTTTCTTCAGGCCAGTCCCTGGAAGATTTCATTGGAACCAATATTATCAGCAAAGTAGGTATCCTTATTACCATCATAGGCATCTTCATCGGTGCCAAATATGCGATAGACAAAGACCTCGTAAGCCCCGCTGTACGTATGGCGGGAGGTTATGTTGCTGCATTGCTGCTGGTAGCAACAGGGCTCTGGCTGAAACAAAAATATACGCAGTTCAGTGCCGTGTTGGTCGGTGGTGGCGTCGCCGTTGTATATTTTATTACTTATTCGGCATTTGGTTTTTACCATCTCTTTTCACAGCCCCTTGCGTTTGTATTGATGCTGGTTACTACTATAGCAGCGGTAGCATTGGCATGTTGGTACGATCAGCAGGTAATTGCGTTGTTGGGACAGGTGGCTGCCTATGCAATACCGCTTCTGCTTAGCGATGGTAGTGGTAATATTCTCGTACTCTTTACGTATACGGCAGTGATAAATGCGGGTATCCTGGTGCTCTCTTTCCGCAGGGAATGGAAACTGCTTTACAGGATTGCTTTCATCATTACATGGGCGCTCTATCTATTCTGGGTGGTTACCCGCGATGTGAAAGGGACTCCCCTGGCAGCAGGACTTGGCTTTCTGACGATTCAGTTCATTACTTTTTATGTGACCTTCCTGGCCTATAAAATATTCAGAAAGGCATTGTACGAACGATCAGAAATGATAGTGCTGCTCGCAAATGCATTGCTCTATTTTATATTGGGCTACGCAGTAACTGGTCATTTCTTTGAGGAGGCCGGCAGCTTGGCTGCTTTTACAATGCTAAATGCCGTCTTTCATTTCATAGTAGGGTATTTTATTTACAAAGCAGACCTGGCCGATAAAAGCGTAAAAGAATTTATTGTAGGCCTGGGGCTGTTATTCCTTTCGATAGCTATTCCTGTAAAACTCGATGGTGGCTGGGTAACGCTGCTGTGGTCGTTGGAAGCTGTTATGTTGGCTGTGGTCGCCATTCGTACAAATCGCCGTTTATATTTCGATATGGCGATACCCGTAATGCTGGTGGCGGTAATTAGCCTGTTCCATGATCTCTTTTGGGCAAATGCGCTGCTCTGGGAAAGATATATGGCAATGACAGGTATTGCGCTGGCTTGTGTGGCGCTTGAAAGAAGTACCAGGAAATTGGTGGTCCGCAGCGATGTGAAATCTTTGCTGGTACTCGCTTTTCAACTACTCCTGCTCGTTTGTATATGTAACGAATACCTCTACTGGCTAACACGCTCAGGCGCACGGAACCAATATAAACTCGGCCTGAGTGTTATCTGGGGTTTATATGCATTAGCAATTCTTTTTCTGGGACTTACTTATGATAAAAAAAACTGGAGGATTTGGGCAATCTTTATTTTCACCTGTACGATATTGAAACTCTTTATATACGATCTCTCGGCTTTATCTACGATCGCCAAAACGATCGTAATGACTTTCACAGGCATTATCCTCCTGGTAGCCTCATTTCTTTATAATAAATACAAAAATGTGCTGATGCCGAAAGAGCCTGAAAATGAACAGGGGCTTTAG
- a CDS encoding RNA polymerase sigma-70 factor translates to MAFILNGDNLHNEELIWRRLATGDEAAFRALFHSYNPGLYAAILKVVKTEEIAREMVQDVFLRVWQHREAVGLMEKPEGWLFRVASNLSLSYLRRQAVEYKWLNSVAGQEGNTDDTLNKVSFREAQQLLLQAIHALPPKRQLIFRLSREEQLSHAEIAEKLNMSQNTVKNQIVLARQSIEDFLKQRLGVYIPLFVLLELFF, encoded by the coding sequence GTGGCCTTTATATTGAACGGGGATAATTTACATAACGAAGAGCTTATTTGGCGCCGCCTGGCAACGGGCGATGAAGCGGCTTTCCGTGCTTTATTCCATAGTTATAACCCTGGGCTCTACGCAGCCATCCTCAAAGTGGTTAAAACGGAAGAAATAGCAAGGGAAATGGTGCAGGATGTCTTCCTGCGCGTCTGGCAGCATCGCGAGGCGGTAGGGCTTATGGAAAAACCCGAAGGCTGGCTATTCCGCGTAGCATCCAATCTCTCCCTCAGTTACCTGCGCAGGCAGGCCGTAGAATACAAATGGCTGAATAGCGTCGCAGGGCAGGAGGGAAATACCGACGATACGCTGAACAAAGTCTCATTCCGCGAAGCGCAGCAACTCCTGCTCCAGGCCATTCATGCACTGCCCCCGAAACGACAGCTCATTTTCAGGCTTAGCCGGGAAGAACAGCTCTCTCATGCTGAAATAGCAGAAAAACTGAATATGTCTCAGAACACCGTTAAAAACCAGATTGTACTGGCCAGGCAGTCGATAGAAGACTTTTTAAAACAGCGCCTGGGTGTTTATATCCCCCTTTTTGTCCTGCTCGAATTATTTTTTTGA
- a CDS encoding phosphatase PAP2 family protein, producing MPDQSKARWMRLFSADLLVAAVLCLFSFLVFAFLANEVFAGKAPAFDEAAFRFFDAFETPGNTRLTLIITFFGSGYFLFPFYIVLIIYLLTKGRKKYAAMIAAIAAVSWLLGASLKNIFQRSRPALPHLDQVSGYSFPSGHSLAAFTFCGIIITVIWRLTLGKGMKILLSVLFFLFACAIALSRIYLHVHYASDVLAGFSVTLIWLSVCFIYFSWDGKKWLV from the coding sequence ATGCCGGATCAATCAAAAGCAAGATGGATGCGCCTGTTTTCCGCAGATTTGCTCGTCGCTGCCGTACTCTGCCTGTTTTCATTTTTAGTGTTCGCCTTCCTGGCCAATGAGGTGTTTGCCGGAAAAGCACCGGCTTTTGATGAAGCAGCCTTTCGCTTTTTTGATGCCTTTGAAACACCCGGCAATACCCGCCTTACCTTGATTATCACATTTTTTGGAAGCGGTTATTTCCTGTTTCCTTTCTATATAGTATTGATTATCTATCTGTTAACAAAAGGTAGAAAGAAATATGCAGCTATGATCGCTGCTATTGCGGCAGTGAGTTGGCTGCTGGGAGCCAGCCTTAAAAATATCTTCCAGCGCAGCAGGCCAGCACTACCGCACCTCGACCAGGTATCAGGTTATAGTTTCCCCAGCGGCCATTCGCTTGCAGCCTTCACCTTTTGTGGTATCATCATCACCGTCATATGGCGGCTGACCTTAGGGAAAGGCATGAAAATACTATTATCTGTATTGTTTTTCCTGTTCGCTTGCGCCATTGCCCTCAGCAGGATTTATCTGCACGTACACTATGCCAGCGATGTACTCGCGGGGTTCTCCGTTACCCTCATATGGCTTTCTGTATGTTTTATCTATTTCAGTTGGGACGGTAAGAAATGGTTGGTCTAG
- a CDS encoding response regulator — translation MKQKLGSILLIDDDAATNFINAHLLKKIDCAEDITVKENGQEAIDYLKQACLEGKSTDLIFLDINMPRMNGWEFLEAYTNIEHPEGEQTVIVMLTTSPLLEDQLKANAIKVVAEFRNKPLNKEMLQGVLQRHFPSLACV, via the coding sequence ATGAAGCAAAAATTAGGAAGTATTTTGTTGATAGATGATGATGCGGCTACTAATTTTATCAACGCACACTTATTGAAAAAAATCGATTGCGCCGAAGACATTACCGTCAAAGAAAATGGCCAGGAGGCTATTGACTATCTGAAACAAGCTTGTTTGGAAGGCAAGTCCACTGACCTTATCTTTCTCGATATTAATATGCCGCGTATGAATGGTTGGGAATTCCTGGAGGCCTATACCAACATAGAGCACCCGGAAGGCGAACAGACAGTGATTGTAATGTTGACCACCTCCCCTTTACTGGAAGATCAGTTGAAGGCCAATGCCATAAAAGTAGTGGCGGAGTTTCGTAACAAACCGTTGAACAAAGAAATGCTGCAAGGCGTATTGCAACGACATTTCCCTTCGCTGGCATGTGTGTAA